One segment of Bacteroides caecimuris DNA contains the following:
- a CDS encoding SRPBCC family protein, translating into MSNFESSVKVIPYSQERVYNKLSDLSNLEAVKDRLPKDKVQDLSFDLDTLSFSVSPIGQLTLQIVERDPCKCIKLATTNSPLPFNMWIQLVETAEEECKVKVTIGMDLNPFMKAMVQKPLQEGLEKMVDMLAVIEY; encoded by the coding sequence ATGAGTAATTTTGAGAGTAGTGTCAAAGTAATACCTTACAGTCAGGAACGTGTGTATAATAAACTTTCGGATTTAAGTAATCTGGAAGCAGTCAAAGACCGTTTGCCAAAAGATAAGGTACAGGATTTGAGTTTTGATTTGGACACGTTGAGTTTTAGTGTTTCCCCTATTGGGCAATTGACTTTGCAAATTGTAGAGCGCGATCCTTGTAAATGCATAAAGTTGGCGACAACTAACTCTCCTCTTCCTTTTAATATGTGGATTCAACTGGTTGAAACTGCAGAAGAAGAGTGTAAAGTGAAGGTAACTATCGGAATGGATCTTAATCCATTTATGAAAGCAATGGTGCAGAAACCTCTCCAGGAAGGTTTGGAGAAGATGGTTGATATGCTGGCTGTTATTGAATATTAA